The following are encoded together in the Mesoterricola sediminis genome:
- the leuD gene encoding 3-isopropylmalate dehydratase small subunit: MEPFTVHNGTAAALVRGNIDTDFIIPKQFLTTIFRSGLGRHLFHDERYLEEGVENPAFVLNRPEARGATVLLAGPNFGCGSSREHAPWALLDYGFRVVIAPGFADIFRTNSFKNGLLPAVAPPETIAAIQAAGGPVTVDLANLEIRAGGGAWPFTCEAWGRAALLEGLDEIAGTLRRLPAIEAYEAARAAAGWMV; the protein is encoded by the coding sequence ATGGAACCCTTCACCGTCCACAACGGCACCGCGGCCGCCCTCGTGCGCGGGAACATCGACACCGACTTCATCATCCCCAAGCAGTTCCTCACGACGATCTTCCGGAGCGGCCTGGGCCGCCACCTCTTCCACGACGAACGCTACCTGGAGGAGGGGGTGGAGAACCCCGCCTTCGTCCTGAACCGCCCCGAGGCCCGCGGCGCCACGGTCCTCCTGGCCGGGCCCAACTTCGGGTGCGGATCCAGCCGGGAGCACGCCCCCTGGGCCCTCCTGGACTACGGGTTCCGCGTCGTGATCGCGCCCGGCTTCGCCGACATCTTCCGCACCAACAGCTTCAAGAACGGCCTGCTGCCGGCCGTGGCGCCGCCGGAGACGATCGCCGCCATCCAGGCCGCCGGAGGCCCGGTGACCGTGGACCTGGCGAACCTGGAGATCCGGGCCGGGGGAGGCGCCTGGCCCTTCACCTGCGAAGCCTGGGGCCGGGCGGCCCTCCTGGAGGGCCTGGACGAGATCGCAGGCACCCTCCGGCGCCTGCCCGCGATCGAGGCCTACGAGGCCGCCCGCGCCGCGGCGGGGTGGATGGTCTGA